The DNA region ACCATCCGCCGCTGGTCCGCCAAGTTCGGCCAGGCCTACGCGGACGGACTGCGCCGCCGTCGGCCACGGCCCGGGGACAAGTGGCACCTGGACGAGGTCTTCGTGAAGAACAACGGAGAGCAGAAGTACCTGTGGCGGGCCGTCGACCAGGACGGCAACGTGCTCGACATCCTCCTGCAGAGCCGCCGGGACAAGGCCGCGGCAGGACGCTTCTTCCGCCGCCTGATGAAGAAGACCCGTACGGTGCCGCGGGTGGTCGTCACCGACAAGCTCCGTTCCTACGGCGCGGCGCACCGCGAGGTCATGCCCTCGGTGGAACACCGTGCCCACAAGGGCCTGAACAACCGGGCCGAGAACAGTCATCAGCCTACCCGGCAGCGCGAACGTGCCATTAAGGGATTCCGCTCCGTCGGCGGGGCCCAGCGGTTCCTGTCCGCGTTCAGCGGCATCTCACCCCACTTCCGCCCTCACCGCCACCTGATGACCGCCTCCGACCACCGAGCCGAGATGACCGTCCGCTTCGCGATCTGGGACCAGATCACCGGCGCTGCCGGCCGGCCCACCACAGCCTGACCACAGGCCCGGACCGCGGGCCCCACCAGGCCACGACGCACCGTCAGGCACCTGCAACCCAACAACGTAACAGCACCCGTGAGGGTGTTCTCCAGGATCCACTGCTGTTCGGGTAGGAGCTGCTCCCACCCGAACCGCTGCACGTTTACCCACCGTCCGAGGTCCTTGCGCCCGGCCAGGTGGTGGGCAGTCCTCCGATCAGCGTCTCCGACGGCACCCCTCAGCCCTCGACGGGCGCGCGGTCGACCTCTACCTCACCGGTCGCCGAAGGTCACCTCCTTCGCGTCCTCGGCGTACTCGAAGTTGCCGGTGAAACCCCAGTTCTTCCAGCCGCCGTCCCCCTTGTTGGTGATGGTTCCGCTGTCGAGGGCGAACACATCGACACCGTCCACCACCGCAAGATGTTCGAGGCCGGACACCCCGGAGAAGGAGAGGTTGTTGAACGATTTCGCCACGATGATGTTCTTGCCGGGGAAGCTGCGGCTGTACTCGTCGATCAGTGAATGGGTCAGCTCGGCGTCGTCGCCCGGCACCTTGCCGGAGTAGTCGGTACCGGGGTACGGGCCGCCGTCCGTGTACTTCGGCGACTCGTCGTCGAAATTGACCGTGCCCGATCCGGTGGCAGTGGAATCGGCCTCCATTTAAAGTCAACCCGGGCAGCGAAACGTCTGCGCGAAACCGTGGCCTTCCTCAGGTGCGCTCCGCGATGAGCTGACGGCACAGGCGCGCGCGGTCTGCCAGCCCATCGCCCGCAGCCGAAAGTTCAGCCAACCCGCGCGAGGTCCGCCGCTGGAAGAGGGAGACAGAGAAGGGGCCGGCGGAGAGCCACTTGCGAGAAGCGACCCGGCACACCACCGGCCCCTGACCAACATCCACGCAGACGTCACCGCCAGCCGAGGAAGTCCCACCAGCGTAGCCCGTCCGCCGGAACACCCGAGAGAAGCCAACCGCCCGTGATCCCCCACAGCCGCCCCGTGATCAACGAAGCCGACATCGCCCAGCAGGCCGGCGTACCCATCGCCACCTGGCGGCGCCGCGACGCCCCCGCATTCCGCCAGCACGTGCCAACCCTCTTCCCCGACAGTCGCGTCCTGGTCTACGACCTCGCCCAGGCCCAGGCCCACCTCGACGGGCGGCCCATCCCCGCCCTGCCCACCCGCGAACACCCCGACGACCTCCTCAACGACGAGGAGGCCGCCGCCCTGCTCGACGTCGCGGCAAGCACCGTCCGCGCCTACGCGACCCAGGGCTACCTCCCGCCCGGCACAACCGTCTACAGCCTCCGACTCTGGGCCCGACGCGACGTCGAGAAACGCCGCAACGCCCCTCCCCGGCAGGGAAAGGGAGGCGGACGCCCCCCGGGCACAGGGAACGGGCCCCTCAAGGCCCACGCCTACGAAGGCGACCCCCGCCTGCGCACCGCCACCGAGGCACTCGAAACCGCCGAGGACGTCCCCCGTACCCGCCTCGCGGCCGCTCTCGCCGCCCAGTACGGCGGATCAACCCGTACCTGGGAACGGCTCCTCGCCCAAGCCCACCGCAGCTCCCCGTCCCGGTGACCTTCTTCTCCGTCCGCGCCCCGATCCGGGGCACCGTGGAGATCAGCAGCGAATGCGGGTCGCGCCGGTTCTCCAGCGACACCCCGTTCGGCATCAGGAAGCGCTCGGACAGTCGGCGGTACTGCTCACCGAGGTGCCGTACGAGGGCCTGGCGTCGGTGTTCGCGTTCAGGACCGGAAGCCGATGACTCCAAAGCCAGGCCGTCCCGCGGCGTGCCGCATCCAGCCGAGACACTGCATAACGGCCTCCACGACCTCAGACTCCAGCGGTGGCGCCTGGCCCGACTCGTCGACCGCCCGCTTGGTGGCCTCGAACTGCTCCAGCGCCTGTGCGATGTGATCGGGCGTCCACTCGCCGCAGCCCGGTATGAATGTGTACGGCAGAGGATCGGGCAGGTCGCTGTAGCTGAAGTCCTCAACAGACACGGCGGTGACGCCCAGAGCATTCAGGCCCTCGTCGACCACCGACAGCCAGTCACCCCGGTGCGGCGTAAAACGGTCGTTGTCCAAGAACGAGCCGGTGAGCGAACACAGCCGCTTGTAGGCGTAGCCGTACTGGAAGGCGTGGTCCCTATCCTCACTGAAGGGCTCGCCGTCGATGACCGCGCGCAGTGCCTCGTATGCCGTGGGGGCGCCTTCCTCGATCGCGTCGCTGAAATAGTCGTCGTCGCGTGCCAGGTCGTCCCCGAAGCCGTTGCGGATCGCCTCCAGCAACTGGTTGTCGCGGGATCCGACCAAGGCGCGCGTAGCGGCCACGTCGAGCAGGTAGACGCTCAGAGAAGAACTCATGGGACGAACCTAAGGGAAGCCGCTGACACTGCTGCGCGCGGGCACCGCCCGGCCAGG from Streptomyces sp. NBC_01591 includes:
- a CDS encoding DNA-binding protein gives rise to the protein MINEADIAQQAGVPIATWRRRDAPAFRQHVPTLFPDSRVLVYDLAQAQAHLDGRPIPALPTREHPDDLLNDEEAAALLDVAASTVRAYATQGYLPPGTTVYSLRLWARRDVEKRRNAPPRQGKGGGRPPGTGNGPLKAHAYEGDPRLRTATEALETAEDVPRTRLAAALAAQYGGSTRTWERLLAQAHRSSPSR
- a CDS encoding DUF7691 family protein, with translation MSSSLSVYLLDVAATRALVGSRDNQLLEAIRNGFGDDLARDDDYFSDAIEEGAPTAYEALRAVIDGEPFSEDRDHAFQYGYAYKRLCSLTGSFLDNDRFTPHRGDWLSVVDEGLNALGVTAVSVEDFSYSDLPDPLPYTFIPGCGEWTPDHIAQALEQFEATKRAVDESGQAPPLESEVVEAVMQCLGWMRHAAGRPGFGVIGFRS
- a CDS encoding IS6 family transposase, which codes for MIFWLVVPGRDSFVSSASPSYKGHRYPVEVIAHAVWLYFRFPLSFREVEELMLERGVIVSYETIRRWSAKFGQAYADGLRRRRPRPGDKWHLDEVFVKNNGEQKYLWRAVDQDGNVLDILLQSRRDKAAAGRFFRRLMKKTRTVPRVVVTDKLRSYGAAHREVMPSVEHRAHKGLNNRAENSHQPTRQRERAIKGFRSVGGAQRFLSAFSGISPHFRPHRHLMTASDHRAEMTVRFAIWDQITGAAGRPTTA